The genome window TGTTTTTATTATGTTTTAAAAGAAAATATTTACATCACGTTATAAGCAGCGCTGATAGGGAGTTCAATGCGCTGTCCAGCCGCCGTCAACCGTCATTATCGATCCAACCATGTAGCTGGAAGCTTCGCTGGCCAGGAAGATGGCGGCTCCCTGAATTTCTTGCAGATTGGCCCAGCGCTGTAATGCGGTGGCGCCGATGATGATGTCGCGGGCTTCGTCGCTGTCGGCGATGGGGATGTTCATTTCGGTGAGGAACGGGCCGGGACAGATCGCGTTGACATTGATGTTGAAAGGCGCAAGTTCCATCGCCAGTGCACGGGTCATTTGTACGACTGCTCCCTTACTGGCCGTGTATGGCGTTCTGTTGGCTAGCCCTACCAGCCCCAGCGTGCTGGCCAGATTAATGATCTTGCCGCTTTTCTGCTGCTTCATGATGGGTGTAACGGCACGCGATGCGAGCCACGTGCCGTTTACATTTACATCCATAACCCGGTTAAAATCTGCCGGCGAAAGCTCATCGATCGGCCCGCGTATATTGATACCCGCACTGTTGATCAGGATATCGATTTTACCAAAAGCCGCTATCACGAATTTTGCCATAGCTTGGGTCTGTTCCAGGCTGGTAATGTCAGCCGGGAATGAGGTTATCCGTGTTCCGAATGAGCGCAATTCTTCCGCGCTCGTTTCGGCATCGGCTGCATTGCGGTTCACCAGCACAATATCGGCTCCGGCAGAAGCCAGCCCGGCAGCCATAGCCAGGCCAAGCCCTTTCGAGCCACCGGTGACAACGGCTACTTTTCCTGTCAGATCAAATAGCTTGATTCCTGGTAAATCTGAAACCGACATCATTTAGTACTGATGAAACGACTGTGATACGAATTCGAGCACTTTGGGCAATGACTCTCTCCAATAGGTCCAGTTATGCGCACCATCGCGGATCCTGAATTCATGCGGGATTTCCTTTTTCTTCATTGCAATGTGAACCAGGCTGTTGCCTTCGTACAGGAAGTCATCGTCGCCGCAGTCAATGTACCAGCGAACGGCTTTTTTCTGATCGTCTTTGATGTTGTTGATCAATGCCAGGGCGCTGTGGCGGTTGTAATAATTGGTCACTGTGGAATCCTGAATGTCGGGGTTGGCATTGTTGCGCTGTAAATTCTTTTTCGCGTCCTCCACCGTGATCGGGCCGGCTGCTGCGCTCAATGGGCAGGCCGACGAAAAGAGTTCGGGATGGTGCAACGCATACATGAAAGTGCCTCCTCCTCCCATCGAAAGTCCGGATATAGCCCTGAATTTCTTGTTGGCCTTGATCCTGAACTTTTTCTCCACATGCGGCATCAGTTCCTGAAAAAAGAAATCTTCATAGTTCCAGTCGCCTTTTACATCATTGAAATAACCCCTTCTTCCCGTGTCTGCGTCCGGCATAACGATGATCATGGGCGTTGCGGAACCTTCGCGGATGGCTTTGTCGGTAATGTTAAGGACTTCGCCAAACTGGACCCAGCCGGTGTGGTCATCGCCGGCACCGTGCAGCAGGTAAAGCACAGGATAGCTTCTTTCTGAGGTCGCGTAATCGGGCGGCAGGTAAATGGCGTATTTTCTTTCCGATTTAAGGAGCTTACTGGGAACTGATAAATTATCCATTACCTTGCCCGTTTGGGCAAATGTGGGAACCGCCAGCATAGCCAGCAGAAAAGTAGCGTAAATCTTGCGCATAGATCCGGGTTGATTTGGTTTAAAAAATCCTTCGGACTAAAAAGTAACCGCGCATCACACTTTACCCGCAATGTTAGTAATCATTCCTTTAAAAATGAATGCATGAAAAGGAAGCACCGAGTACCAGTATAACCTTCCCGCCAAGCCAAGGGGGCGAAATGTGGCCGTTTGCTTCAAAACATTGTTTTCATCGAGGCAAAATTCCAGCCAGGCTTCGCCGGGAAGCTTCATTTCCGCGTATAGCAAAAGACGCTTTTCTTCTTTGTTAGCAAGCAGCACCCGCCAGAAATCGAGCGGATCGCCCGGATAGATTTGCTCGGGATGCCTTCTCCCGCGCCGCAGCCCTACCCCGCCCGTAACCTTGTCCAGAAACCCGCGTATCTCCCAAAGCCAGGTTCCATAATACCAGCCGGTTTTGCCGCCGATGGACCAGATCCTTTTCAACACATACTCAGGATCATCGATTTTAAGTTCTCTTTTATCAATAAAACAACCGTTGGTTGGCACTTGCATGTAACTGGAAATGCCTTTGGAAAGTGCCGCACTGCTTTGTGCGCCCGTCCAGCTGGATAAAACCTGATTCTGCTCTATTTTATCAAATGCCAGACGGATTGCTTTTTCATAGCCAATAAGCTCAATGTGAAGCTTTTCCGCGAGATCATTCGGTCGGCAGACAACCTTGACCTTCATGCTGTGCACAAGATTTTTAGCGAGGGAATAAGAGGTGGAAGTGACAAAATAGAGCCAGTAGGACGATAATTTGGGCGTCATAACAGGCACCACCAGAATGCGTCGTTTCAACCCACGGACTTCTGCAAATTTCAGCAGCATCTGTTTGTAAGTCAAAATGTCCGGGCCGCCTATGTCGAAACTTTTCCCATAGGTTTCTTCCAAAAGCAATGTGCCGGTCAGGAAATCGACGACATTACGGATGGCTATGGGCTGACACTGCGTATGCAACCAGCGCGGCGTGATCATGACTGGCAGTTTTTCGACAAGATCTCTGATAATTTCAAAAGAAGCGCTGCCCGAACCGACAATGATGCCAGCACGCAATGTTGTCAATGCATAATGTTCGGATTTCAGGATTTCCTCGACGTTTTTGCGGGAGAGCAAATGTTTCGAAAGATCTTCTTCATTGATAATGCCGCTCAGATAAATGACCTGCCGGGCTTGCGTTCCTTCAACTCTTTGCTTGAAATGCGTGGCAGTGGTTTCTTCCAGTTTCTCAAAATCCTCCCCGCCGCCCGTGGACATGGAGTGGATCAGATAATAGGCGGCGTCGATGTCATCCGGGATGTTAGCAAGCGTTTCTACACGCAAAAAGTCCACTTCCAAAACAGTTGCGTCAGGGAACTGCTGCGCATTGAAACGCTGCTTATCCCTGACGCAACAAAATACTTCATGCCCTGCTTCCAGCAGCACCGGCAGTAATCGCTGTGCAATGTATCCGGTGGCACCCGTCAGTAGGATTTTCATTCAGTTTGATTTATTTCTTTTTAACCTTCATCGCAACGGGGTCCCAGTTGATGATTTTTTTGGAAAAATAACTTTCATTACAAGCCAAAACAGGCGCTGCGGCGCGGAAACCGAAAATCGGGTCTTCAATTGTTCCTACGCTTCCTTTTTTGATGTTGTCAAAAAAATCGGCGAAATGGTTGGCATGCGCATCGTCCTCTTTCGGAGCTGTGAACTTTACTTCTTTTACCGGCTCGGCCTTGCGGGTGTCTTCCGGATATTGGGCATCGTATTGTTTTTTAAAAGCCTGCTGTTCGCTTTCCGAGAACGTGTTATAACTGTCGTATCCCCCGAAACCAGGCGCTTTTGGGAGCTTTTTCTTGGTTAATACCAAATTATTTTCTGTAAATTCTATCTGCCCTTCGGTTCCGATGATACGCGTGTTGTTCGCGATCGCACCAGCATTGGCAAAGTTCACGCGCAGCACCATTTGGAAATTAGCGTGAATGTCTGTTTTTGGGTAATCCAAAATGGAAACCAGCACATCCGGCACGTCACGGCCATCTTTCCAGTAACTCAGCTCGCCTGACGACATAATGCGTTCGGGCCCTAGGGAATTAGTAACAAAATGCACGCCAGTGATCAAATGCACAAACAAATCCCCGCCTACGCCTGTCCCGTAATCCCGGTAATTTCTCCATCTGAAAAAGCGCTTGGCCTCAAACGGAACTTTGGGCGCATCGCCCAGGAATTGGTCCCAATCCAATGTGGTCTGCGACGCATCCGTCGGAATCGAGTAATTCCAGGCCCCTATGGAGTTAAAACGGTCATTATTAGACTCTACATAATTGATCTCCCCGATTTCGCCTGCCTGAAAAAGCCTTTTAGCTTCCTTAAAAGAAGCAGAACTAATGCGCTGGCTGCCGATCTGCATGGTCTTGCCCGATTTTTTCCAGGCGTCGATCACAGAAAGGCCTTCGTTAATGTGGTGCACCATTGGTTTTTCACAATAAACATGCTTGCCGGCCTGCAATGACGCTTTGGTAATATGGTCATGCCAATGGTCCGGCGTTACGATCAGGACGGCGTCAATGTCTTTTCTTTCCAGGATCTGACGATGGTCACGTGTTGTAAAAATATCTTTTCCGAAAACCTCTTTTACCCTGGCCAGCCTGCCGTCATACAGGTCTGCAGCAGCAACGAACTCTGCATCGGGCGCGCCTCTCAATGCAGCTTTCGTATCCTGGTGGCCCTGGATTCCCATCCCGATTGTCGCAAAACGGATCTTATCATTGGGGCTGATCTTTTTGAGGTCTTTGATAATGTTGAAAGGCTTGGCAATGCTTTCAGTAGCTAACAAAGCGGAGGCCGCTGTTACGTTCCTGAGAAATTTCCGTCGGGTAGGATTCATATTAAATATGACTAAAATGTTACATTGTGATGATTCCACTAAAATAAGGAATAAATGTTTGTCGAACCACAACGATCTTCTATTTACAATTTATGGACAACTCGCAACGAAAAAAACTTGTAGATGAGCTTATCGGCCTCATTGAAAAAGGAAACGCACACGTCAGCTTTAAGGATTCGGTTGATGGGTTACCGCCGGAATTACGCACCGTTATCCCGGAAAATCTGCCATACAGCATTTGGCAATTGGTTGAACACATCAGGATTGCGCAGCAGGACATTGTCGATTTTTCCGCTTCTGCCGACAGTCCTTCGCTCGCCTGGCCTGACGATTACTGGGTGGAGCCAACCGAACAAATCAGCGATGAGGAATGGAATCATTCGTTGAAGCAAATTGAAGCAGATCAGCAGCGTTTTCAAGCGCTTTTGGAAGACGAGAAACACGATCTTTTTACGCCGCTGCCCTGGGGAACCGGGCAAAGCCTCCTACGCGAAGCCATGCTTATAGCCGATCACAATGCCTATCACACCGCCGAAATAGTGGTTGCAAGACGATTACTGAAAAGCTGGAAATAAGACCAAAGCCACGTCCCCAGCGGCGTGGCTTCATAATTCTTCTATAAAAATATCTTTATAATAAACCTTTGCTTTTCCGCCACCGTGGATTTGTAACCCGATGAGCCCCTGCTGAGGAATGGATTTGTCCGGCTCGGTATAATCCACAGTTTGCTTACCATTGAGCATAATCCTGATACGGCCGTGTTCACTCCGCACCTGATAATCATTCCAGTCGTTCAGCTTAACCAGTTTGAGCACTTCCGCCGAATCGGGCGCGATGAGGGTTTTGTTCCTGCGGGATTCATCATAAAGGCTTGCCCAAAACTTTTCTCCCAGATCTGCCTGATAACCAATCATTTCATAGGACGGATCCTTCGATCGCACACTATGGAACTGAACGCCTGTATTAATGAAGCCATCATGCCCCGTTAGTTTGAATTTCAGGGTTAGTATAAAGTTTGAATAGGTCTTTTTGGTAACTAAAAATTCATTGTGCGGCACCGTTTCTTCCAGCGAACCACCAGCGATTGTGCCGTTCTCTATCTTCCAGGTCTTCACCGTATCGCCCTCCCAGCCGCTGAATGTTTTGCCGTCAAACAGCGAAACTTTCTTCTTCTGGGGCACCATTGCGATAAATGTTACCAGCATAACTGATAGAAACAGGCATAATGATGTTTTTAACATAACGCAGATATAATGTTGGATCTCGGATAAAAGTCTGCCCGCTATGGACTTTACTATATAGGGTCCGGCTGCAATCCGAAAATGAGTTAGGAACGTAGCTGTTTATTATTCGTGACACGAATGCGCAAATGCCTGTTTGGCTAATGCTTTGTCATTAATATGATTATTTTTACGGATAAAATGTATTCAGGCATCGGGGAAAATGAACACCAAACCGAACTTAAATAACAATAAATTAATGGGGGATTTGTCGGAAGAATTGCAGTCCGAAGTGGCAAGACTTGAAAGTGAAGCCAATTTGCAATTTGCGCTGGGGGCCGCGCAGCTGGGCGTCTGGAATATGAACCCGGATACCGGGGAAGTTTACTTTGATGAAAGATGCAGAGAACTGTACGGAAATCCCCCCGAAGAGATATTAAATTTTGAGAGTCTGATCCTGCACATTCATTTCGAGGATCGGGAAAAAGTGACCATTGCCATCAGTGACGCGCTCGACCCGAATAAGCGGCTCACTTATGATGTGCGTTACAGAACGGTTGGCGCGGCGGACAATCGATTACGCTGGCTGCATTGCACAGGTAAAGCTTATTTTACACCCGAAGGAGCGCCTTACCGGTTTTCAGGGGTGTCCCGCAATGTTACCGATGAAATATCCAACCGGGAAAGAGTGGCCTGGGCCGATCAGCAGGCTGCCATGACGATCGAAGGCTCCGGTGCGGGTTCATTTTTGGTGACGCTTGCAACCGATGAGATCATTTATTCCCCTACCATGTCACGCATCATTACGGGCAGGGACAACAATACAGATTCGCGTGAGGTGTTTATCCGGCATGTTCACCCGGAAGATGCCGATAAGCGCCTGAACGCGTATAAGGTTGCCTCTGCAACCGGTCAGCTGCGGTATGAAGCGCGTTTTGTATGGCACGACAAGTCTGTACATTGGGTGCGGGTAATCGGACAATATCTTTTTGACAGCACCGGAAAAGCCGTGTCGCTTTCGGGTGTGGTTATGGACATTACGGACCGTATCGAGGCCGAAAATATTATCAGGACCAGCGAAGAACATTTGCGCACATTGATTGAGCAGGCGCCTGTGGCCACTTCCCTATTTGTAGGCAGGGAAATGATCATTGAGCTGCCGAATGAGGCGATGTTAAAAATTTGGGGAAAAGGTAACAGTGTGATCGGCAAGCCATTACACGAAGCGCTTCCAGAACTGCAAAGCCAGCCGTTCTTTAAAATCCTGAGTGAAGTTTTTGAAACAGGGGTGCCATATGCAGCTTCGGGAAGCCGGGCGGACCTCGTCATGAACGGTGTCCTGGAAACTTTCTACTTCGACTTTACCTACAAGCCGCTCCGAAATTCGAAAGGTGAAATCTATGCAATTCTCGATATGGCAGTAGACGTCACCGAGCAGGTGAAATCGCGACAGGCTTTGGAGCAAAGCGAGGAGCGTTATCGTCAGCTGGTTAATGAATTGGAACAAAGAGTACAAAAGCGAACCGAGGAATTGCACCAAGCCAATCAGGAGCTTTTGAACTCAAATAGCAACTTGCAGCAATTCGCCTATGCGGCAAGTCATGACATGCAGGAGCCGTTGCGTAAAATCCTTTCGTTCAGCTCACGTTTGCAGACTGTTTACGGCAATTCATTCGATGAAAACGGCATTTTCATGCTGAACCGGATCCAGGATGCTTCTAAAAGAATGTCGAGTATGATCGATGATTTGCTGGCATATTCGAGGCTGACCACACGTGACAGCGCTTTTGAGCCTGTTGACCTGGATAAAATCGTTTCATCCGTGATTGCGGATCTTGAATTCTCAATTGAGGAACAGAAATCCGAGATTAAGATAGGGCCATTACCAACCGTTTGGGGTAATGCGTCGCAGCTGACCCAGCTTGTGCAAAATTTGCTAAGCAATGCGATCAAATACAGGAAGCAGGATGTGCCGTCGGTGATCGAAATTTTGGCCAGGGATGTGGACGCGGCCGAACTTGCAGAGTTGCCGCGCTTGTTTTCAGAGCATCATTACACCCGTTTTGAAGTCCGCGATAACGGGATCGGCTTTGACGAAAAATATCTGGACCGTATTTTCCAAATGTTCCAGCGCTTGCACGGACGCGGTGAATTTTCCGGCTCGGGAATCGGGCTTGCGCTATGTAAAAAAGTTGTCCAGAACCATCACGGTTACATTACGGCCAAAAGCGAGCTGGAAGTGGGATCCACTTTCATCGTTTACCTGCCTGTTCCAAATTAAAACACAAAACATCCCGGCTTATTTCCGCCAGACGTCCTGGAACTCGTCGGGATGTTTTGTGAACTGGACATGCACATATTCACACAGCGGAACGACTTGCAGATTCTGTTTGCGCGCATAACCTACCATTTCATCCAGCATTAACTTTGCATATCCTTTCCCGGACATGTTCTCGTCAACTTCAGTGTGGTAAACCGTTAAAGCCGTGTCGCTGACGCCAACGACCATTTCCCCTATCTGCTTACCCTCTTCCTCGATATAAAACGCGCCTCTCTTGCGTTCATCCAGCCTTAATTTTACTTCAATCATATTTTTGTCTGATAAACCAAAAAGTCCAGGATAACGACCGGTAAATAATTGTTCCCGCCGTTCGCCGACAAATTGACCCATATTCAAGTAAAAACCAAATATGTCGTCGTGAATCTGTATTTTCTTCTCCCTACTTTATCTATTCTTTCAGCACATTAACAAAACACCGCTATGCTATTCAAGCTTCTTTTTCCGGCCTTATTTTTAACCGGCGCCTATTTTTTATTCCGCAGCATTACCAGGATCGTGCAAGTTTATGCCGGACCCAAAATCGAATTTTCTGCAAAAACCGCTACTAATACAATTAAGATAGATCAGGGCGGTGATTATGAAATCGCGTATAAGCGGCCGTCACTGACCGGCGTCATTCCGTCAAACTGCACATTTACATTAATTAAGGATGCCGACCAGCGGGAATGGCAAGTTGTGTCTGCGCTCAATATGCTTGGAATGCGTAAGGACTTGTCGGGCAACCGTGTTGTGCCGATTGCAGAATTTAACATTGCCGAGCCAGGCACTTACACATTACGTACAACCGAGTCTGTAAGCTTCAAAGAAGGCGACAGATTGCTGATAACAGCTAAAACGGGCTCGAAGGGATTTCTTGCCATATTCGCAATCATTATCTCTGGAATTGCAACCATCGCAGGACTGGTGCTCAGCATTCTGGCTTGGACAAACAGGTTGTGATTACACGCCCTCTGTCACCTTTTTCATCTTGGCCAGGCCCGTTTTTGCCACAAGCAATGCATCCTGCGCATAGTAATCTTTGTTGAAAACCTCGAAGGAAAGGATAACCGGCCGTTCCGGATTTTTCAGGGATTTTAACAGATCTTTCAGCGGCGCGACACCATCACCTGCATAGACGCGGTCTGCGTCTGTGATCGTTTCCCGCGGAGGCGTTGCGGGATAATCATTAATATGGAATATCTCAACCAAAGGTTTGCCAACATCCTTCACAGCATCCATTCCCGAGCCACCTTTATGCAAATGGTAAACGTCCATCAGCAAGCGCGCCGAAGGGTGCCCCGACTCCACTGCCACATACAGGATCTCTCCTACCCGGCTGAGATTTTTGGAAAAACCCCAGAGTTCAAGGTGCGGCACGACGCCAGTTTTATCCCCTAATTCAAGAATAGTCCGGTAACGTTCTGCCACTTTTGCCAGGTCCAGCGAATCGCCGGTAGTTGCACCCATAGGCGGTGCCGCAATGCGCGGGCAGCCGATTTGTGCAAGCTGGTCCATCTCCACTTTAAGCTGTTCAATCGCCTTGGAACGCGCCGATTCGTCGTCCACAATCCAGGTTGCGAAGCCGATGGCATCTTCCACTTTAATGCCTAGATCATTGATGATCTTTTTTGCATCCTGCAATGTTCCACCTGTTTTCAGGTAATCCTGCAATGTATTGATCCAAATTTCGACAGACCCGAACCCGGCTTTTGCAGCCACTTCCAGTTCCTTCCTGAAACCAAGCTTATGCCCGCGCAACGTGCTCATATTCAAAGAATAAATAAAAGGCTGTTCTTTGCTTTTAGCGGCTTGGGCAGGCAAAATCCCTGCACCGGAAACGGCAAGGATAGAAGATAGAGCGGTTCTGCGTTTCATGAAGAATTGACTGAAATTAACGAATGATTTACACGAAAAGCTGCAACAGGCGTTTTTTTACCGACTCAGGATACAATTTAGTATTTCATCATTAAGGTCAGCAATTTCCTGTCGAGCTTGTGGCCGTGCCAGTCTTCGTAGGCTACATCGTCACGGCGGGAATCCAGTACGCCGAAATCGCCCATAAATTCCCATAAGGAGAAACCGATTCCGTTGGACGTTAGAATGTCGAGCACATCGCCAAACCAGGCAAGAAAAACGGCATGCGGGGTTTTGTTCCAGCAGCCACATTCGCCGCAATGTACACCTACTCCCTTCCCTACCATATCGATCCAGGGTTTGTAAAAGCTTTCGAGCATGGCTCGGCTCAGATATTTGTCGCCTACCTGTCCCGGCCATTTCGGTTCGGGAAGATTATCCGGATCTTTGTTCGCCCAGGGCGCCTTGTAATGTGAAATGATGCCCGGATGATAACCCCGGCAGCTTTGTGCAATGTCCAGATCGGCGATTTCCGGAATAACCGAACTACCCACATCGTTGCCATCGGCAATGATGAGATGCATGGCATTTTCCTTGCGGATTGCTTCCGAAGCTGCTATGGCCAGTTTGCGATAAACGGCTCCCGGCACAGACGATCTTTTGGAATGCTGATCGTTCATGTCCTCGCGCATGCTAGGCTCATTCAGGAGATCGAAGCTTATTTTTTTGTTGGACACATTCTTGTAACGCTTCGCCCACATGTTCCAGTGAAAGCAAAAGGCATCCAACGCTTTCTGATCCGTCCACAAGTTATAAGGCTCATGAAAACCTGCGTTAACACAGTAACCCGGCGCTCTATGCAGGTTCAGACTGACGTGAATGTTGTATTTATGTGCTGTTGTAACAAGCTTATCGATGCGCTCAACAGCCTGTTCATCTATCTGATAAACTTCTTCGGGTGTAATGTTCCGGCTGCGGTCGAACTTTACATATGCAGGATAAGCCATCGGAATCCTGACAAAATCAAAACCCCAATCGCTCATCCATTTAAATTGTTCCTCGGTTGTCGGCTTCCGGCTGGAAGCGGGATCTGGTGAAAAAAAATCGAGCAGATTAAAGCCTTTCCATTTGGGCAGTTTGTTTTTCGCGTTCTGCGTTTTGAATGAGAAGCCACTCGAAACGGCCGCACCTGCTGCTACGCTGACAGCCGTATTTTTAATAAAAGTCCTGCGATGCATGTTCCAACATGTTCGTTTGATACTTTTAGTAAAATGCAGGCGCGGTAACGTTTTACTTACTTGCTCAGAGATTAACGCACAATCTTACTTTTTATAGCGGAGTTCCTCAGCAACTTTTCGATTTTTCTCTGCTTGTTTTCTTTGTTCGTCTGCCTGTAAGCGTTGCTTATCAGCTTGCGTCCGCATCTCGTCTGCCTCCCGGCGTTGCAGGTCAGCTGCTGCGCGTTGCTTGTCTGCTTCTTCGCGATGCTTATCCGCTTCTTTCCTTTGGGCCTCGGCTTTTTTATGCTCTTCTGTTATCTTATCCAGCACCTGGTTAATCTCCTGCTGATACTTCGGGAAGTCTTCCTTTGGAATTTCATTTCCATCGATCATTAACGTTGTGATTTTGTCTTTGATCTTTACCATTTCATAATGCTTCCCATTCACATTAATGCTGTAAGTGCTTACACCATTGCTTTTTATGTTAATATTTGAATTGGAATCGACATTATAGTTCAGCGAAATATTTTCGGTCACTTCAACTCCTTCTTCCGCGTTCGCCGGTTTCGGTTCTATTTTCTTTTTAGGTAAAGTGTCCTGATTTACGACTGCAACCGGTAGCGGCTCAACGGCAGCAAGAGGCGCAGGCATGGAGCTTGCGGTTACTTTTTGAACCTGCACAGGAGCAGACGTCAGTGAGTCCTGCGAAACAGCAGCTGACAAAGCGGCAACGGTGATTAAACTGATTGTAACAAATAATTTTTCCATGGCGTTTAGCGGTTTATTGTTGTTATAAATAATTCGTTTAATCCTGTCCAGCAGGTGATTGCGTTTTTTAGAAAATGCCATTTCAAATGCCGATCCGTTTAAATTATACTCCTGAAACGAAACCAGTGCGTGGACAAATGAGGTCTTGTTTTCCATCACAGATATCGCCAGATCGTCGCAGCAATGTTCTCTTTCCTCGCGGATCAATCGTGATAACCATAGCAATGCGGGATTGAAGAAAAACACATTCTCACAAAAAATCTGGATCAGATTCACGAGGTAATCGCGTCTTTTAATGTGTGCCAGCTCATGCAAAATAATGGCCTCGATCTGCGCTTCCGGCAGGTGACCAGGGATGTTTAAGTGTTTACTTATCCAACTTTTTCAAGAAATCTTTAATCTCATCCAGCTCCTCCTGCGAGGTGTTTTTATTGCCAAAAAGCTGCATAACCAGGTTCGAGGCCGAGCCTTTGTACATCGAATCCACAAACTTTTCCAGCAATGCATTTTTTGTTTTATCCTCCGCTTCCGCGGGACTATATACGTGCTTCATACTGCTTTCATCCCGTATCACGATCCCTTTTTCGGTCATGATCTGCATGAGCTTCAAAGTGGAAGAATACTGCACAGCCCGCTTTTCTTCGTTCAGTTTGTCATTCACAAATCTCACTGTTGAAGGGCCGTGCTCCCATAGCACCTGTAATATTTCCAATTCCGATTTTGTGGGCTCCATGATTCTGTTTTCTAGTCAACAATTCAAAGGTAGGAAATATTTCGTACGAAAAAATATTTAGATAAATTTTTTCTTTAAAAATGAAAAAACCGTCACGGAACGAATCCCGTGACGGTAAGACAAGTGGTCACTTTTTTTTAGGCGCCCAACGCTTTTCGGGCATACTCCACGCACTTAGCAGTTTCTTTCACTGCGTCGGAACCGGCCGGGATCTCATATTCCAGCTCGATCGTTGCGGGAAACTTATATTTCCTGGCGCGCATGAGTTCCAAAGCGGCCGTAATGGGTGTATCTCCTTGCCCCCAGACTACATTCGCACCGCCGTTTTCTTTGTTTTTCCGGTCTTTCACGTGCATGCTTACAATGTGGTCATGTTTGGTTTCGATTAATGGAATCGGGTCGAAACCTGCGGCTACATAATGTCCCATATCAAAGTTCAGCGCATTGTATTTCGATTGGCTCAATGCAGTGTCCCACCAGGTTGGCGTTTGCTGGGTATGACCGTGATAACCTACGTATACTTTGTTTTTTGCAGCAATGTCTCCCAATCTTTTTGTTTGCGCGGGATCGTTGGGCTGTTCAATCGTGGCCTGGTTTGCACCCAGTGCTTTGGCAGCGCGGAATGCATAATCCACTTCCTGAT of Dyadobacter chenhuakuii contains these proteins:
- a CDS encoding SDR family NAD(P)-dependent oxidoreductase yields the protein MSVSDLPGIKLFDLTGKVAVVTGGSKGLGLAMAAGLASAGADIVLVNRNAADAETSAEELRSFGTRITSFPADITSLEQTQAMAKFVIAAFGKIDILINSAGINIRGPIDELSPADFNRVMDVNVNGTWLASRAVTPIMKQQKSGKIINLASTLGLVGLANRTPYTASKGAVVQMTRALAMELAPFNINVNAICPGPFLTEMNIPIADSDEARDIIIGATALQRWANLQEIQGAAIFLASEASSYMVGSIMTVDGGWTAH
- a CDS encoding alpha/beta hydrolase → MRKIYATFLLAMLAVPTFAQTGKVMDNLSVPSKLLKSERKYAIYLPPDYATSERSYPVLYLLHGAGDDHTGWVQFGEVLNITDKAIREGSATPMIIVMPDADTGRRGYFNDVKGDWNYEDFFFQELMPHVEKKFRIKANKKFRAISGLSMGGGGTFMYALHHPELFSSACPLSAAAGPITVEDAKKNLQRNNANPDIQDSTVTNYYNRHSALALINNIKDDQKKAVRWYIDCGDDDFLYEGNSLVHIAMKKKEIPHEFRIRDGAHNWTYWRESLPKVLEFVSQSFHQY
- a CDS encoding SDR family oxidoreductase, translated to MKILLTGATGYIAQRLLPVLLEAGHEVFCCVRDKQRFNAQQFPDATVLEVDFLRVETLANIPDDIDAAYYLIHSMSTGGGEDFEKLEETTATHFKQRVEGTQARQVIYLSGIINEEDLSKHLLSRKNVEEILKSEHYALTTLRAGIIVGSGSASFEIIRDLVEKLPVMITPRWLHTQCQPIAIRNVVDFLTGTLLLEETYGKSFDIGGPDILTYKQMLLKFAEVRGLKRRILVVPVMTPKLSSYWLYFVTSTSYSLAKNLVHSMKVKVVCRPNDLAEKLHIELIGYEKAIRLAFDKIEQNQVLSSWTGAQSSAALSKGISSYMQVPTNGCFIDKRELKIDDPEYVLKRIWSIGGKTGWYYGTWLWEIRGFLDKVTGGVGLRRGRRHPEQIYPGDPLDFWRVLLANKEEKRLLLYAEMKLPGEAWLEFCLDENNVLKQTATFRPLGLAGRLYWYSVLPFHAFIFKGMITNIAGKV
- a CDS encoding Gfo/Idh/MocA family protein, producing MNPTRRKFLRNVTAASALLATESIAKPFNIIKDLKKISPNDKIRFATIGMGIQGHQDTKAALRGAPDAEFVAAADLYDGRLARVKEVFGKDIFTTRDHRQILERKDIDAVLIVTPDHWHDHITKASLQAGKHVYCEKPMVHHINEGLSVIDAWKKSGKTMQIGSQRISSASFKEAKRLFQAGEIGEINYVESNNDRFNSIGAWNYSIPTDASQTTLDWDQFLGDAPKVPFEAKRFFRWRNYRDYGTGVGGDLFVHLITGVHFVTNSLGPERIMSSGELSYWKDGRDVPDVLVSILDYPKTDIHANFQMVLRVNFANAGAIANNTRIIGTEGQIEFTENNLVLTKKKLPKAPGFGGYDSYNTFSESEQQAFKKQYDAQYPEDTRKAEPVKEVKFTAPKEDDAHANHFADFFDNIKKGSVGTIEDPIFGFRAAAPVLACNESYFSKKIINWDPVAMKVKKK
- a CDS encoding DinB family protein; the encoded protein is MDNSQRKKLVDELIGLIEKGNAHVSFKDSVDGLPPELRTVIPENLPYSIWQLVEHIRIAQQDIVDFSASADSPSLAWPDDYWVEPTEQISDEEWNHSLKQIEADQQRFQALLEDEKHDLFTPLPWGTGQSLLREAMLIADHNAYHTAEIVVARRLLKSWK
- a CDS encoding 3-keto-disaccharide hydrolase, translating into MLVTFIAMVPQKKKVSLFDGKTFSGWEGDTVKTWKIENGTIAGGSLEETVPHNEFLVTKKTYSNFILTLKFKLTGHDGFINTGVQFHSVRSKDPSYEMIGYQADLGEKFWASLYDESRRNKTLIAPDSAEVLKLVKLNDWNDYQVRSEHGRIRIMLNGKQTVDYTEPDKSIPQQGLIGLQIHGGGKAKVYYKDIFIEEL